A DNA window from Impatiens glandulifera chromosome 7, dImpGla2.1, whole genome shotgun sequence contains the following coding sequences:
- the LOC124945317 gene encoding probable serine/threonine-protein kinase WNK5 produces the protein MYRTSLEEAKLMGYVEMDPSGRYGRFKEVLGKGAMKTVYKAFDEFLGMEVAWYQVKLNHVFQSPEELQRLYSEVHLLKNLKHQSLIKFYTSWIHPDQRTFNFITEMFTSGTLRQYRQKYKRVDMRAIKNWARRILQGLSYLHSHDPPVIHRDLKCDNIFVNGHLGEVKIGDLGLATILRGSHHAHSVIGTPEFMAPELYEEDYDELVDVYSFGMCMLEMLTSEYPYSECSNPAQIYKKVTTGKLPQAFYRIQDVEARQFVGKCLAAVSNRPSAVELLDDPFLASSNDERNVLRFHMNESPVQNETEEEDVMPLQKLAVRNTEMTITGTMDPTDDTIFLKVQILDKNGEDRNVYFPFDIKNDTAINVATEMVKELEMNEWRPSEIAEMIDDEISSLVPGWKDYHDQHSFNYNEEEDDDDNKTRDPFYSLSHGSSSSQASLLGFYASSEAKLQPKSNMMRSSSHHWFQGEDLLNDDEEDDDDNSSQSSLNYWSGYENDNRKQEQQQQQYTRFGPVNGVCSENYNSILNNSRGYGERKKMSRIKSLVDIRSQLLHRSLVEEISKRRAFNTVGAVEGIGYKDPNDVSAGLW, from the exons ATGTATAGAACAAGTTTGGAAGAAGCTAAGTTGATGGGCTATGTTGAAATGGATCCTTCTGGTCGATATGGACGT TTCAAAGAAGTTCTTGGGAAAGGAGCAATGAAGACAGTTTACAAAGCATTTGATGAGTTTTTAGGAATGGAAGTAGCTTGGTACCAAGTGAAGCTTAATCATGTTTTTCAATCCCCTGAAGAACTTCAACGTCTTTATTCTGAAGTTCATCTTTTAAAGAATCTGAAACATCAATCACTTATTAAGTTCTACACTTCTTGGATTCATCCTGACCAAAGAACTTTTAACTTCATCACTGAAATGTTCACTTCAGGCACCCTCAGACAGTATCGACAGAAGTATAAACGGGTTGATATGCGGGCGATCAAAAACTGGGCTCGAAGGATCTTACAAGGCTTGTCTTATCTTCATAGCCATGACCCTCCTGTCATTCATCGAGATCTCAAGTGCGATAATATCTTTGTTAATGGCCATCTTGGTGAAGTCAAGATCGGTGATCTTGGATTAGCCACCATTCTTCGCGGCTCTCACCATGCTCACAGCGTCATAG GAACCCCTGAATTCATGGCGCCAGAATTGTACGAGGAAGATTACGATGAACTTGTCGATGTTTATTCCTTCGGCATGTGTATGCTGGAGATGTTGACGTCGGAGTATCCTTATAGTGAATGCTCAAATCCAGCTCAAATATACAAGAAAGTTACAACA GGTAAGCTTCCACAAGCTTTTTATAGGATTCAAGATGTCGAAGCGCGACAGTTTGTTGGAAAATGCTTGGCTGCTGTTTCAAATAGGCCGTCGGCAGTTGAGTTATTGGACGACCCGTTTCTTGCTTCATCGAACGATGAAAGAAATGTTTTGAGATTTCACATGAATGAGAGCCCTGTTCAAAatgaaacagaggaagaagatgtGATGCCATTGCAGAAATTGGCTGTAAGAAATACAGAGATGACTATTACAGGAACAATGGATCCGACAGACGACACCATCTTCCTTAAAGTTCAAATCTTGGATAAGAACG GTGAAGATAGAAATGTGTACTTTCCGTTTGACATCAAGAATGACACTGCCATTAACGTGGCCACAGAGATGGTGAAGGAATTGGAGATGAATGAATGGAGACCATCTGAAATTGCGGAGATGATTGACGATGAGATTTCATCTCTTGTCCCTGGCTGGAAGGACTATCATGACCAGCATAGCTTCAACTataacgaagaagaagatgatgacgATAACAAAACTCGCGACCCTTTCTACTCACTCTCGCACGGTTCTTCATCCTCCCAAGCCTCTCTTTTGGGATTCTACGCCTCATCGGAGGCTAAACTTCAACCCAAAAGCAATATGATGAGAAGTAGCAGCCATCATTGGTTTCAAGGTGAGGATTTACtcaatgatgatgaagaagatgatgatgataatagtTCTCAGAGCTCCTTAAACTATTGGTCTGGATATGAAAATGACAACAGAAAACAAGAACAGCAACAACAGCAATATACGAGGTTTGGTCCTGTAAATGGAGTTTGTTCTGAGAACTACAATTCGATTCTGAATAATTCGAGGGGTTATGGCGAGAGGAAGAAGATGAGCCGAATAAAGTCGCTTGTGGACATTCGAAGCCAACTGTTGCACCGGTCTCTTGTTGAGGAAATTAGTAAGAGGCGAGCTTTTAATACGGTTGGTGCGGTTGAGGGCATTGGGTACAAGGATCCCAATGATGTTTCAGCTGGACTTTggtga